The Streptomyces sp. NBC_01268 genome window below encodes:
- a CDS encoding type II toxin-antitoxin system Rv0910 family toxin yields MAEVSAEARIEAPSEKVWAQLTDFTSYGEWNATHTNFPNGGPATLEAGATFAENMKLMGFPAEVTWTVEELETGRVFAIRGKGPMGVTVGTRYALTADGGATTVRIEGEFTGAAVSLMAGKLKDSATAALTESLRKLAGLVA; encoded by the coding sequence ATGGCCGAAGTCAGCGCGGAGGCACGGATCGAGGCTCCGTCCGAGAAGGTGTGGGCACAGCTCACCGACTTCACCTCGTACGGGGAGTGGAACGCCACCCACACCAACTTCCCGAACGGCGGCCCGGCCACCCTGGAGGCGGGCGCGACCTTCGCCGAGAACATGAAGCTCATGGGCTTCCCGGCCGAGGTCACCTGGACGGTGGAGGAGCTGGAGACGGGCCGGGTGTTCGCGATCCGCGGCAAGGGGCCGATGGGCGTGACCGTCGGCACCCGCTACGCCCTCACCGCCGACGGCGGAGCCACCACCGTACGGATCGAAGGGGAGTTCACGGGTGCGGCCGTCTCCCTGATGGCGGGCAAGCTCAAGGACTCGGCCACGGCGGCGCTGACCGAGTCCCTGCGCAAGCTGGCCGGCCTGGTCGCCTGA
- a CDS encoding DMT family transporter, with translation MSSPALPSPPRPRSSLDWRVRFGVLALIWGFSFLFIKVGTEGFAPFQVTFGRLLFGTAVLAVAFVVKRDRLPRGARTWGHLTVAAFLLNALPFSLFSYAELTIPSTLAGICNATTPLWGMLLSLVALSEDRPTRVRAAGLGIGFVGVLTVLGAWQGFSGLDVTGTALALLASFSYAVGWIYVRRTLSGSGASNLALAGSQVGLATLQLAVVTPLFTSLPTHVELLPLLSVIALGALGTGCAMLLQYGVVAEVGPTTASMVTYFIPVIATAAGVAVLGEHLTWNTPVGAVVVLAGAALTQTRGPRRRTGRSAPATVPAVAGAPAAVAPSTAAPSEAPAAAAPPTQAPPARAGAARG, from the coding sequence CCCCGCCCCGCCCCCGGTCCTCCCTCGACTGGCGCGTCCGTTTCGGCGTGCTGGCCCTGATCTGGGGTTTCAGCTTCCTCTTCATCAAGGTCGGCACGGAGGGCTTCGCCCCCTTCCAGGTGACCTTCGGCCGTCTCCTGTTCGGTACGGCGGTGCTGGCCGTCGCCTTCGTCGTGAAGCGGGACCGGCTCCCGCGCGGCGCCCGCACCTGGGGCCATCTGACGGTGGCGGCCTTCCTCCTGAACGCCCTGCCGTTCTCGCTGTTCTCGTACGCCGAGCTGACCATCCCGTCGACCCTCGCGGGCATCTGCAACGCCACGACCCCCCTGTGGGGCATGCTCCTGTCGCTCGTCGCACTCTCGGAGGACCGGCCGACCCGCGTCCGGGCGGCGGGCCTGGGCATAGGTTTCGTCGGCGTCCTGACGGTCCTCGGCGCCTGGCAGGGCTTCTCGGGCCTGGACGTCACGGGCACGGCACTGGCCCTGCTGGCCTCGTTCAGCTACGCGGTGGGCTGGATCTACGTCCGCCGCACCCTGTCCGGCAGCGGCGCGTCGAACCTCGCCCTCGCGGGCTCCCAGGTGGGCCTCGCGACCCTCCAGCTCGCGGTGGTCACCCCGCTGTTCACCAGCCTGCCGACCCACGTCGAGCTCCTGCCGCTGCTCTCGGTGATCGCGCTGGGCGCCCTGGGCACGGGCTGCGCGATGCTGCTCCAGTACGGCGTGGTGGCGGAGGTCGGCCCGACGACGGCGTCCATGGTCACCTACTTCATCCCGGTCATCGCGACGGCCGCCGGCGTCGCGGTGCTCGGCGAGCACCTCACCTGGAACACCCCGGTGGGCGCGGTGGTGGTCCTCGCGGGCGCGGCCCTCACCCAGACCCGAGGGCCCCGCCGCCGCACCGGACGGTCCGCCCCGGCCACGGTGCCCGCCGTCGCGGGCGCCCCGGCTGCGGTGGCCCCGTCCACAGCCGCCCCGTCCGAGGCCCCTGCGGCCGCGGCTCCCCCCACGCAGGCTCCCCCGGCCCGGGCCGGCGCCGCCCGCGGCTGA
- a CDS encoding pyridoxamine 5'-phosphate oxidase family protein, translated as MPETDSYTPTDRTVPTRSAKRASYDRALVHSILDEAYVCHLGFVRDGAPVVLPTLYGRIGERLYVHGSTGSRPLRTAGHGESAPGLPVCLTVTHVDGLVLAKSAFHHSMNYRSVVVHGTAHQVTDPQELRTALDALVDQVVPGRAADSRPGNAKELAATAVLRLDLDEVSAKVRTGGPNDDPEDAALPHWAGVVPVRRRYGTPVPAVDLDPAVALPDYLSAL; from the coding sequence ATGCCGGAGACGGACTCCTACACCCCGACCGACCGCACCGTCCCCACGCGCTCCGCGAAGCGCGCCTCCTACGACCGCGCGCTGGTGCACTCGATCCTGGACGAGGCCTACGTCTGCCACCTCGGCTTCGTCCGCGACGGCGCCCCCGTCGTCCTGCCGACCCTGTACGGCCGGATAGGCGAACGTCTGTACGTGCACGGCTCGACCGGCTCCCGCCCGCTGCGCACGGCCGGGCACGGCGAGTCCGCCCCCGGCCTGCCGGTCTGCCTGACCGTGACCCACGTGGACGGCCTGGTGCTCGCCAAGTCCGCGTTCCACCACTCGATGAACTACCGCTCCGTCGTCGTGCACGGCACCGCCCACCAGGTCACCGACCCGCAGGAGCTGCGCACCGCCCTGGACGCGCTCGTCGACCAGGTCGTCCCCGGCCGCGCCGCCGACTCCCGCCCCGGCAACGCCAAGGAGCTCGCCGCGACCGCCGTCCTGCGCCTCGACCTCGACGAGGTCTCCGCGAAGGTCCGCACCGGCGGCCCGAACGACGACCCCGAGGACGCCGCGCTCCCCCACTGGGCCGGGGTCGTCCCGGTACGGCGCCGGTACGGCACCCCGGTCCCGGCCGTGGACCTCGACCCGGCCGTCGCCCTGCCCGACTACCTCTCGGCCCTGTGA
- a CDS encoding FMN-binding negative transcriptional regulator, translating into MLIRPWDSPSNDAEWRTWLSAHDFGQLAVNGAPGEPPWVQPAHFRYEPEPGPHGRVITHLARPNPLWRDLERNPAVLLSVVDDYVFVPGHWTAPEGAPSEHGTPTSYYAAVQLRCVARIVDDPAEKAELLNRQVAHFQPEGGTAPVCPGEAPFGRMLPGIRVLCLDVTEVRAKFKYAGNKPQEVQDRVADRLAERAGPGDAAARAHQLRRRAPEA; encoded by the coding sequence GTGCTGATCCGTCCCTGGGACTCCCCGAGCAACGACGCCGAATGGCGCACCTGGCTGTCCGCCCACGACTTCGGCCAGCTCGCGGTGAACGGCGCACCGGGCGAACCGCCGTGGGTCCAGCCGGCGCACTTCCGCTACGAGCCCGAGCCCGGCCCGCACGGCCGGGTCATCACCCATCTCGCCCGCCCCAACCCGCTCTGGCGCGACCTGGAGCGGAACCCCGCCGTGCTCCTGAGCGTCGTCGACGACTACGTCTTCGTGCCGGGCCACTGGACCGCTCCGGAGGGCGCGCCTTCGGAGCACGGCACCCCCACCTCGTACTACGCGGCCGTCCAGCTCCGCTGCGTCGCCCGGATCGTCGACGACCCGGCCGAGAAGGCGGAGCTGCTCAACCGCCAGGTGGCCCACTTCCAGCCGGAGGGCGGCACCGCGCCGGTGTGCCCCGGCGAGGCCCCCTTCGGGCGGATGCTGCCGGGCATCCGGGTCCTGTGCCTGGACGTGACCGAGGTGCGGGCGAAGTTCAAGTACGCGGGCAACAAGCCCCAGGAGGTCCAGGACCGGGTGGCGGACCGGCTCGCCGAGCGTGCGGGCCCGGGCGACGCCGCCGCCCGCGCCCACCAGCTGCGCCGCCGCGCCCCGGAGGCGTGA
- a CDS encoding PadR family transcriptional regulator: protein MRTYGNEHGHGHGGGRGNCGPGPRGEFEGRRAAFGPFGPGFGGGGPWGGGGFGGRGRGGGRGRARRGDVRASILALLKDRAMHGYEMIQEIGERSGGAWKPSPGSVYPTLQMLEDEGLIVSESEGGKKLFTLTDAGRAEAEAGPEAPWEEAGRGVDWEAVNEIRQAGFGLMEAFGQVWKTGTPDQRQKAVEVINEARKKLYLILADER from the coding sequence ATGCGTACCTACGGAAACGAGCACGGACACGGCCACGGAGGCGGGCGCGGAAACTGCGGACCCGGCCCTCGTGGTGAATTCGAAGGGCGCCGCGCCGCCTTCGGCCCCTTCGGGCCGGGCTTCGGCGGTGGCGGCCCCTGGGGCGGCGGTGGCTTCGGCGGGCGCGGGCGTGGCGGAGGTCGCGGCCGGGCGCGGCGCGGTGATGTGCGCGCCTCGATCCTGGCCCTGCTGAAGGACCGGGCGATGCACGGCTACGAGATGATCCAGGAGATCGGCGAGCGCAGCGGCGGGGCCTGGAAGCCCAGCCCCGGTTCGGTCTACCCGACCCTCCAGATGCTGGAGGACGAGGGTCTGATCGTCAGCGAGAGCGAGGGCGGCAAGAAGCTGTTCACGCTCACCGACGCCGGACGCGCGGAGGCCGAGGCGGGGCCCGAGGCCCCGTGGGAGGAGGCCGGGCGCGGTGTCGACTGGGAGGCCGTGAACGAGATCCGGCAGGCCGGCTTCGGTCTGATGGAGGCGTTCGGGCAGGTCTGGAAGACCGGCACCCCCGATCAGCGGCAGAAGGCCGTCGAGGTCATCAACGAGGCCCGCAAGAAGCTGTACCTGATCCTGGCCGACGAGCGCTGA
- a CDS encoding DMT family transporter, translating into MSNTSSSGLSTGRSLTYLIVAGIAWGTAGAAAALLFRASDIGPLALSFWRCVGGLVLLLGALALRRRPRPATVEPRGRRLLRILGTGVGLTVFQSSYFAAVDLTGLAVGTVVTLGAGPVLIAVGARLFMGERIGAGGAAAVIGALAGLAVLVLGGGGAEIRPLGVLLAVVSAAGYAAITLLTRWLGRDGGGADALSTTTWAFAVGAVGLLPLAAAEGIVPHTGAPAQVLLLLVYVAAVPTALAYALYFAGAAVVRAATVSVIMLLEPVSAALIAVTLLGERLTAATVGGTLLLLTAVTGLALGEARSAAAARRRVVEPVPVRG; encoded by the coding sequence GTGTCGAACACCTCGTCCTCCGGCCTGTCCACCGGCCGGAGCCTCACCTATCTGATCGTCGCCGGAATCGCCTGGGGCACCGCGGGCGCGGCCGCGGCGCTGCTCTTCCGGGCCAGTGACATCGGCCCCCTCGCCCTGTCGTTCTGGCGTTGCGTCGGCGGGCTCGTCCTGCTGCTCGGGGCGCTCGCACTGCGGCGCCGGCCGCGGCCCGCCACCGTCGAACCGCGCGGGCGGCGGCTCCTGCGGATCCTCGGCACCGGCGTCGGGCTCACCGTCTTCCAGAGCTCCTACTTCGCCGCCGTCGACCTCACCGGACTCGCCGTCGGCACCGTCGTCACGCTCGGCGCCGGACCCGTGCTCATCGCGGTCGGCGCCCGGCTCTTCATGGGCGAGCGGATCGGTGCCGGGGGCGCCGCGGCCGTCATCGGGGCACTCGCCGGACTCGCCGTCCTCGTCCTCGGCGGCGGGGGCGCGGAGATCCGGCCGCTCGGCGTCCTGCTCGCCGTCGTGTCCGCCGCCGGATACGCGGCGATCACCCTGCTGACCCGGTGGCTCGGCCGCGACGGCGGCGGCGCGGACGCGCTGTCCACCACCACCTGGGCCTTCGCCGTCGGCGCCGTCGGGCTGCTGCCCCTGGCCGCGGCCGAGGGGATCGTGCCGCACACCGGCGCCCCCGCCCAGGTGCTGCTCCTGCTCGTGTACGTCGCCGCGGTGCCGACCGCGCTCGCCTACGCCCTGTACTTCGCCGGGGCGGCCGTGGTCCGCGCCGCGACCGTCTCCGTGATCATGCTCCTGGAGCCGGTGAGCGCGGCGCTCATCGCCGTCACCCTCCTCGGCGAACGGCTCACCGCCGCGACCGTCGGGGGCACCCTGCTCCTGCTCACCGCGGTGACCGGGCTCGCCCTCGGCGAGGCCCGCTCGGCCGCGGCGGCCCGGCGCCGGGTGGTGGAGCCGGTGCCGGTACGGGGCTGA
- a CDS encoding Clp protease N-terminal domain-containing protein, whose protein sequence is MPRLPAVRRAELADALTVELVTVVTGARRRALRDGDRQVDTAHLLHSLVEADPESAAAFESPQQRARVLGYLVQRSIGYGLRWQRSVEDTGSDLPVLRGSEGAAAGWSPAAAAALAGAFERAALRGDGRVRGLDLLAALAADPGNRAAEVLRRAGVDRHDLAARTGEPSQQV, encoded by the coding sequence CTGCCCCGACTGCCCGCCGTCCGCCGCGCCGAACTGGCGGACGCCCTGACCGTCGAGCTGGTGACCGTGGTGACGGGCGCCAGACGGCGTGCCCTGCGCGACGGGGACCGGCAGGTCGACACCGCCCACCTGCTGCACTCCCTCGTCGAGGCCGACCCGGAGAGCGCCGCCGCCTTCGAGAGCCCCCAGCAGCGGGCCCGCGTGCTCGGCTACCTCGTCCAGCGCTCCATCGGGTACGGGCTGCGCTGGCAGCGGTCCGTCGAGGACACCGGCTCGGACCTGCCCGTCCTCCGGGGCTCCGAGGGTGCCGCCGCGGGCTGGTCCCCGGCCGCGGCCGCCGCCCTCGCCGGGGCCTTCGAACGGGCCGCGCTGCGCGGCGACGGCCGGGTCCGCGGACTCGACCTGCTCGCCGCGCTCGCCGCCGACCCCGGCAACCGGGCCGCCGAGGTGCTCCGCCGTGCGGGCGTCGACCGGCACGATCTGGCCGCCCGTACGGGGGAGCCGTCTCAACAGGTGTAA
- a CDS encoding aminotransferase class I/II-fold pyridoxal phosphate-dependent enzyme, protein MLGEYRIEGRRASEIAASVERGVGEGALVPGQLLPPMRELAAVLGVNPNTVAAAYRTLRERGVIETDGRRGSRVRSAPATTARGSLRVEAPEGVRDVSEGSPDPALLPRLDEAFAAVARAYAERPTLYGEAPVDAEFARLARAAFDADGVPAGPVGVASGSLDAIERVLAAHLRPGDAVAVEDPGWGSLLDLVPALGLRPVPVAVDDEGPLPDAVARALRGGARAVIVTDRAQNPTGGCVSEERAAELRAVLAPHPDVLLIEDDHGHGIVAEPPHPLATGAGRWVFVRSVAKAYGPDLRIAAFTGDRETVDRVLGRQRLGPGWVSRLLQRTVVHLWTTGAVDPVAVSAAYGERRDGLVRALARRGIEAHGRGGMNVWVPVADETGAVSRMLAAGWAVAPGARFRMDAGPAVRLTVSRLAPADVEPLADAVAYAAGPAPARSYG, encoded by the coding sequence GTGCTAGGAGAGTATCGGATCGAAGGACGCCGCGCATCGGAGATCGCCGCCAGCGTCGAGCGGGGTGTGGGCGAAGGGGCTCTCGTGCCCGGACAACTGCTGCCTCCCATGCGGGAGTTGGCAGCGGTCCTCGGGGTGAATCCCAATACCGTCGCCGCCGCGTACCGGACCCTGCGCGAGCGCGGTGTGATCGAGACCGACGGGCGGCGGGGCAGTCGGGTGCGCTCCGCGCCCGCCACGACGGCCCGCGGCTCCCTCCGGGTCGAGGCCCCCGAGGGGGTGCGGGACGTGAGCGAGGGCAGCCCGGACCCGGCGCTGCTGCCCCGGCTCGACGAGGCCTTCGCCGCGGTGGCGCGTGCTTACGCCGAGCGGCCGACGCTGTACGGGGAGGCCCCGGTCGACGCCGAGTTCGCGCGGCTCGCGCGGGCCGCCTTCGACGCGGACGGGGTGCCCGCCGGGCCCGTCGGCGTGGCGTCCGGCTCCCTCGACGCGATCGAGCGGGTGCTGGCCGCGCACCTCAGGCCGGGCGACGCCGTCGCCGTGGAGGACCCCGGCTGGGGCAGCCTCCTCGACCTCGTGCCGGCGCTCGGACTGCGGCCCGTACCGGTCGCCGTGGACGACGAGGGGCCGCTGCCCGACGCCGTGGCCCGGGCGCTGCGCGGCGGCGCGCGGGCGGTCATCGTCACCGACCGGGCGCAGAACCCGACGGGCGGCTGCGTGAGCGAGGAGCGGGCCGCCGAGCTGCGCGCCGTCCTCGCCCCCCACCCGGACGTGCTCCTGATCGAGGACGACCACGGGCACGGCATCGTCGCGGAGCCGCCGCACCCGCTCGCCACCGGCGCGGGGCGGTGGGTCTTCGTCCGGTCGGTCGCCAAGGCCTACGGACCGGACCTGCGGATCGCCGCGTTCACCGGGGACCGGGAGACCGTCGACCGGGTGCTCGGGCGCCAGCGGCTCGGCCCCGGCTGGGTCAGCCGGCTGCTCCAGCGCACGGTCGTGCACCTGTGGACCACGGGCGCCGTCGACCCCGTGGCCGTCTCGGCGGCGTACGGGGAACGGCGCGACGGCCTCGTCCGTGCGCTCGCCCGGCGGGGGATCGAGGCGCACGGGCGCGGCGGCATGAACGTCTGGGTGCCGGTCGCCGACGAGACCGGGGCCGTCTCCCGGATGCTCGCCGCGGGCTGGGCGGTCGCCCCCGGCGCCCGCTTCCGCATGGACGCGGGCCCGGCCGTCCGGCTGACCGTCTCCCGGCTCGCCCCGGCCGACGTCGAACCCCTCGCCGACGCCGTCGCCTACGCGGCGGGGCCGGCGCCGGCCCGGAGCTACGGGTGA
- a CDS encoding EamA family transporter — protein sequence MHASQEKSAGLGLALVSAVAFGGSGVAAKPLIEAGLDPLHVVWLRVAGAALVMLPVAWRHRDLVRRKPALLAGFGLLGVAGVQGFYFASLSRIPVGVALLIEYLAPALVLGWVRFVQRRPVTRRAALGVVLAVGGLACVVQVWSGLSFDLLGLVLALAAACCQVGYFVLADQGGDDAEPVHALGVIAYALLVGALVLTVLARPWEMDWAVLGGTADMAGTGAPAWLLLGWIVLIATVLAYATGVVSVRRLSPQVAGVVACLEAVIATVLAWVLLGEHLAAPQILGGAVVLVGAFIAQSATPKAAASGVVAGSAEGAAAAVAQGGVAVAADGAAAGDGRELSVERSAP from the coding sequence ATGCACGCGTCTCAGGAGAAAAGCGCAGGCCTGGGACTCGCCCTGGTCTCCGCCGTCGCTTTCGGTGGTTCGGGAGTGGCGGCCAAGCCGCTCATCGAGGCGGGACTCGACCCGCTCCACGTGGTGTGGCTCCGGGTGGCCGGAGCCGCCCTCGTCATGCTCCCGGTGGCCTGGCGCCACCGCGACCTGGTCCGCCGCAAGCCCGCCCTGCTCGCCGGCTTCGGACTGCTCGGCGTCGCCGGCGTCCAGGGCTTCTACTTCGCCTCCCTCTCCCGCATCCCCGTCGGGGTGGCACTGCTCATCGAGTACCTGGCCCCGGCGCTCGTCCTCGGCTGGGTCCGCTTCGTCCAGCGGCGGCCGGTCACCCGGCGGGCCGCCCTCGGCGTCGTCCTGGCCGTCGGCGGACTCGCCTGCGTCGTCCAGGTCTGGTCCGGGCTCAGCTTCGACCTGCTGGGCCTCGTGCTCGCGCTGGCGGCGGCCTGCTGCCAGGTCGGCTACTTCGTCCTGGCCGACCAGGGCGGCGACGACGCCGAACCCGTCCACGCGCTCGGCGTCATCGCGTACGCGCTCCTCGTCGGCGCCCTCGTCCTCACGGTCCTCGCCCGCCCCTGGGAGATGGACTGGGCGGTCCTCGGCGGAACCGCGGACATGGCCGGGACCGGCGCCCCGGCCTGGCTGCTGCTCGGCTGGATCGTGCTGATCGCCACCGTGCTCGCCTACGCCACCGGCGTCGTGTCGGTGCGCCGGCTCTCCCCGCAGGTGGCCGGTGTCGTCGCCTGCCTGGAGGCCGTGATCGCGACCGTCCTCGCCTGGGTGCTGCTCGGCGAGCACCTGGCGGCGCCGCAGATCCTCGGCGGCGCGGTGGTCCTGGTCGGCGCCTTCATCGCCCAGTCCGCCACGCCCAAGGCGGCGGCCTCCGGGGTGGTGGCGGGCTCGGCCGAGGGCGCCGCCGCGGCGGTGGCCCAGGGGGGCGTCGCGGTGGCCGCTGACGGTGCGGCGGCCGGCGACGGCCGGGAGTTGTCGGTCGAGCGGTCCGCGCCCTAG